The Candidatus Peregrinibacteria bacterium nucleotide sequence TTCCCATACGACTTTTCACAAGGCTAAATTCCTCAAGAGTAACGGGAACAGGGATATTTCCTGATCCAACAAATCCCGTAACATTGGGAGTGTTTCTGACTACATACCAAGAATCATCGGTTACGATCATTTCTACAAGAACGTATCCGGGAAAAAGACATTTTTTTACCTCTACTGGCTTTCCCCTCCTCATGACGATTTCTTTCTCTTTGGGAATGAGAACATCAAAAATCTTATCCTGCATTCCAAGGGTGTCGATTCGGAGTCGGAGAGCTTTTTCGACCGCATCTTCATATCCGGAATAAGTATGGATGGCATACCAATTTTTCCCTTGAGAAGGATCTTGCCTTCCAGAGACTTTCCGTACCCCTGCCTTCGTTTTGAGCTTTTCTACAAAATCTTTTTCTTCTGCAGAACTTTTTTCCGGGGTTTTCTTTTTTTTGGGAGATCGCTTTTCGGAAGAGGTTTCTTCACTCTGCAATTCTGGGGATTTCTCAGTTTCCACTGCTCCTTCCGTAATTTTTTCATCATCAGAAGGTGAAAGAGGTATGTTCGCAGGGACTTCTTCTTTCAAAGGAGTTTGTACTTCATCGGAAGAGGTATCCTGAAGAGTACTTTGAGGAGGGTCTTGGGTCATGGGAAATGACTGTTATGAAGTAAAAGAAAAGAAAAGAGTGCTGAGGAGTCCATCAAGAAATCCAAAAACAACTGCTCCAGAAAGCACAAACACAATGGTGATAATGCTTAATCGAATCGCCTGCTTTTGTGTCGGCCAAGTAACATTTTTGAGTTCGTGCACTGCACCTTTAAAATAGTCGAGAGGAGACTTCATAGAAGTGAATAAAAATACGACAAAAAAACATCTGTTCTGTCAAGGAGATTGTACTTGGTCTCGTAGTCAGAAGCAAGAAGAATTTACGGCAGAGTGAATACTTCAAAAGTAATTTTAGATTTTCAATTTTAAATTCTAGATTAATCTAAAATTGAGAAT carries:
- the nusG gene encoding transcription termination/antitermination factor NusG produces the protein MTQDPPQSTLQDTSSDEVQTPLKEEVPANIPLSPSDDEKITEGAVETEKSPELQSEETSSEKRSPKKKKTPEKSSAEEKDFVEKLKTKAGVRKVSGRQDPSQGKNWYAIHTYSGYEDAVEKALRLRIDTLGMQDKIFDVLIPKEKEIVMRRGKPVEVKKCLFPGYVLVEMIVTDDSWYVVRNTPNVTGFVGSGNIPVPVTLEEFSLVKSRMGSEEPKFKADFKRGDVIKIISGPFATFEGNIDSVDTEKGKLTVLVSIFDRETPVELDFNQVAKK
- the secE gene encoding preprotein translocase subunit SecE, translating into MKSPLDYFKGAVHELKNVTWPTQKQAIRLSIITIVFVLSGAVVFGFLDGLLSTLFFSFTS